A region of Salvia splendens isolate huo1 chromosome 17, SspV2, whole genome shotgun sequence DNA encodes the following proteins:
- the LOC121774435 gene encoding glycine-rich protein 5-like, translating to MAKLSLIVLLALALVAAHATARNIPTDHQTENPKLNALAPSQNSAGAVADEKNFLSYGGGVGGWGGIGYVGVLPVIGGVGGVGGAGGVGGLGGLGGLGGGIGKVGGIGIGGGIGKVGGIGVGGGIVP from the coding sequence ATGGCAAAATTGTCCTTGATTGTTTTGTTAGCACTTGCACTAGTCGCAGCTCATGCAACCGCAAGAAACATTCCAACTGATCACCAAACAGAAAACCCTAAACTCAATGCATTAGCCCCTTCACAAAATTCGGCCGGCGCCGTGGCCGATGAAAAAAACTTCCTTTCATATGGTGGTGGTGTAGGCGGCTGGGGCGGGATCGGCTACGTTGGAGTGCTGCCGGTGATCGGTGGCGTGGGAGGAGTTGGTGGCGCAGGGGGGGTTGGTGGCCTAGGTGGACTCGGCGGCTTAGGCGGCGGGATTGGTAAAGTAGGCGGGATCGGCATCGGGGGTGGGATCGGGAAAGTAGGAGGCATCGGCGTCGGCGGCGGCATTGTGCCTTGA